The following are encoded in a window of Alphaproteobacteria bacterium genomic DNA:
- the pcaD gene encoding 3-oxoadipate enol-lactonase, with protein MIAVARDGFALATRIDRAANPAAPWIVLSNSLAADHRMWDAQIPLLTRTHNVLRYDTRGHGASGVPKGPYSFADLVADAVAVMDHHGVAKAVFMGLSLGGMTGLGMALAHPDRLSALICCDARADAPPPYVQGWRDRIAAIEKGGMGAIASGTIERWFGAAFRAAHPETVARFDETIRTTPVEGYRGCAAALMALDYRKDLPKIALPCLFVVGADDLAAPPDAMRDMAQAVKGAEFAMLPAAAHIANVENAVAFDRVIADFLARLK; from the coding sequence ATGATCGCGGTCGCCCGCGACGGGTTCGCGCTGGCGACGCGCATCGACCGTGCCGCCAATCCGGCCGCACCCTGGATCGTGCTGTCGAATAGTCTCGCCGCCGATCATCGTATGTGGGACGCGCAGATCCCTTTGCTGACGCGCACGCACAATGTGCTGCGCTACGATACGCGCGGCCATGGTGCCAGCGGCGTGCCGAAGGGCCCTTATAGCTTCGCCGATCTGGTCGCCGATGCCGTCGCCGTGATGGATCATCACGGCGTGGCGAAGGCCGTATTCATGGGCCTGTCGCTGGGCGGCATGACCGGGCTGGGGATGGCCTTGGCCCATCCCGATCGCCTGTCGGCCTTGATCTGCTGCGATGCGCGCGCCGATGCGCCGCCGCCTTACGTTCAAGGTTGGCGCGACCGGATCGCCGCCATCGAGAAAGGCGGTATGGGCGCGATCGCGTCCGGCACGATCGAGCGCTGGTTCGGTGCGGCGTTCCGCGCCGCCCATCCCGAAACCGTCGCGCGTTTCGACGAAACGATCCGCACGACGCCGGTCGAAGGCTATCGCGGTTGTGCAGCCGCGTTGATGGCGCTCGATTATCGCAAGGACCTGCCGAAAATCGCGCTGCCTTGCCTGTTCGTGGTCGGCGCCGACGATCTGGCCGCCCCGCCCGACGCGATGCGCGATATGGCGCAGGCCGTGAAGGGGGCGGAATTCGCGATGCTCCCCGCCGCCGCGCATATCGCCAATGTCGAGAATGCGGTCGCTTTCGACCGCGTCATCGCCGATTTTCTGGCGCGGCTGAAATAG
- a CDS encoding LLM class flavin-dependent oxidoreductase, with product MKLGFFTMPIHPLDKDWRQSLREDREAFLLADELGFVEAYAGEHATDLSENITSSAMFLASLASETKRIKLGTGTVNLPNSHPVGVAAQIAMLDHLLDGRFIFGISPGGLLSDAEAFGNLGANRNEMFLECINHVLALWSQAAPYELAGKYWNISTSRTLMTEIGQGYVPRPLQRPHPEIVVTAVAPFSKGVTEAAARGWEPISANFLMPNWVKTHWPRYVEGCERAGRRVDPANWRVAKSVFVAKDDKTARDYALGSNSPYRFYYNQLVTKLKKNGRAELFKTHRDQPDDEVTTDSVCEKLIIHGSPSKVAEELLAFREEVGDFGTLLYAGKDWLDRDLGRNSMVLLAEKVLPKIDSAEHKTRVA from the coding sequence ATGAAGCTCGGTTTCTTCACCATGCCGATCCATCCGCTCGACAAGGATTGGCGGCAAAGTCTCCGGGAAGACCGCGAGGCGTTTCTGCTCGCGGACGAGCTTGGCTTCGTCGAAGCCTATGCGGGCGAACACGCGACCGATCTGTCGGAGAACATCACCTCGTCGGCGATGTTCCTCGCCAGCCTCGCCAGCGAAACCAAGCGCATCAAGCTGGGTACGGGCACCGTCAATCTGCCCAATTCGCATCCGGTGGGTGTGGCGGCGCAGATCGCGATGCTCGATCATCTGCTCGACGGGCGCTTCATCTTCGGTATCAGCCCCGGCGGCCTTCTGTCGGATGCGGAAGCGTTCGGAAATCTCGGCGCAAATCGCAACGAGATGTTCCTGGAATGCATCAACCACGTGCTCGCCTTGTGGTCGCAGGCCGCCCCTTACGAGCTCGCGGGCAAATATTGGAATATCTCGACGTCGCGCACGCTGATGACGGAGATCGGCCAAGGTTATGTACCGCGCCCGTTGCAACGCCCGCATCCCGAAATCGTCGTGACGGCCGTGGCGCCGTTCTCGAAGGGCGTCACCGAAGCCGCCGCGCGCGGCTGGGAGCCGATTTCGGCGAACTTCCTGATGCCCAATTGGGTGAAGACGCATTGGCCGCGTTACGTCGAAGGCTGCGAGCGCGCCGGGCGGCGCGTCGATCCGGCCAATTGGCGCGTGGCGAAAAGCGTGTTCGTCGCCAAGGACGACAAGACCGCGCGCGATTATGCGCTGGGGTCGAACAGCCCGTATCGCTTCTACTACAATCAGCTCGTCACCAAGCTGAAGAAGAACGGCCGCGCGGAATTGTTCAAAACCCATCGCGACCAGCCCGACGACGAAGTGACGACCGACAGCGTGTGCGAGAAGCTCATCATCCACGGCTCGCCGTCGAAGGTCGCCGAGGAATTGCTCGCCTTCCGCGAGGAAGTGGGCGATTTCGGTACGCTGCTTTATGCGGGCAAGGATTGGCTCGACCGCGATCTCGGCCGCAATTCGATGGTGCTGCTGGCCGAGAAGGTGCTGCCCAAGATCGACAGCGCCGAGCACAAGACGCGCGTCGCATGA
- a CDS encoding sugar phosphate isomerase/epimerase codes for MTDHLWSINSGTLAGSFVDRVAAMKGAGFPAATLWHSDLFPLFDDPDGSIMAFNNSGMKLSAYQLLRDLEGMPADVQRRKLDIARQQIGQIKLVGGDMLVLGSTMSPADKTDWKGAVASIRALGDLAKAEGIRIGYEPMCFSEWINDYRLGWKLIKEVDHSHVGMVLDTAHIFLPGHPLDAINEIPGDKIFLAEINDFAQSNLPIREQLRNYRLFPGEGVKPVREYVDRVLATGYRGHFAVEVFNATYRTFDAATVAKRAYASMEKLFAKK; via the coding sequence ATGACCGATCATCTTTGGTCCATCAATTCCGGCACGCTCGCCGGGTCCTTCGTCGACCGCGTCGCGGCGATGAAGGGGGCGGGTTTCCCCGCCGCCACGCTGTGGCACAGCGATCTGTTCCCGCTATTCGACGATCCCGACGGATCGATCATGGCCTTCAACAACAGCGGCATGAAGCTGTCGGCCTATCAGTTGTTGCGCGATCTGGAAGGCATGCCCGCCGACGTGCAGCGTCGCAAGCTCGACATCGCGCGCCAGCAGATCGGCCAGATCAAGCTGGTGGGCGGGGACATGCTCGTCCTCGGCTCCACCATGTCGCCCGCCGACAAGACCGATTGGAAGGGGGCGGTCGCGTCGATCCGGGCGCTGGGCGATCTCGCCAAGGCCGAGGGTATCCGTATCGGTTACGAGCCGATGTGCTTCAGCGAGTGGATCAACGATTATCGCCTGGGCTGGAAGCTGATCAAGGAAGTCGATCACAGCCATGTCGGCATGGTGCTCGACACCGCGCATATCTTCCTGCCCGGCCATCCGCTCGACGCGATCAACGAGATTCCCGGCGATAAGATCTTTCTCGCCGAGATCAACGATTTCGCGCAATCGAATCTGCCGATCCGCGAGCAGTTGCGGAACTACCGCCTGTTTCCGGGCGAAGGCGTGAAGCCGGTGCGCGAATACGTGGATCGCGTGCTCGCCACGGGCTATCGCGGCCATTTCGCGGTCGAGGTCTTCAACGCCACGTATCGCACCTTCGACGCGGCGACGGTCGCCAAGCGCGCCTATGCGTCGATGGAAAAACTCTTCGCGAAGAAGTGA
- a CDS encoding SDR family oxidoreductase, producing MTGLLAGKTAIVAGADGALGAAIVAAFLTHGANVVAGGAYTGEKSSRLRAGALDPRDPDSWARLVDLAIAEFGGLTTLVNTAPDPGRAGVEQTSEAEWDGTIDADLRGAWLGMKAAIPAIRKSSGGAVINTSSTAAMVGSGHSAAYHGAMAGVLMLTRTASIEYATQGIRINAVLPGPVDPSLAAGLDAAAQTRFLQLTPMKRLGGADEIAGAYVFLASDLATFVTGTGLVVDGGYTAA from the coding sequence ATGACGGGACTTCTGGCAGGCAAGACGGCGATCGTCGCCGGCGCCGATGGCGCGCTGGGTGCGGCGATCGTGGCCGCGTTCCTGACCCACGGCGCCAATGTCGTCGCGGGCGGCGCATACACGGGTGAAAAATCGTCGCGTTTGCGTGCCGGCGCGCTCGATCCGCGCGACCCGGATTCCTGGGCGCGGCTTGTCGATCTCGCGATTGCCGAATTCGGTGGCTTGACCACGCTGGTCAATACGGCACCGGACCCGGGCCGTGCGGGCGTCGAACAAACCAGCGAAGCCGAGTGGGACGGCACGATCGACGCCGATCTGCGCGGCGCTTGGCTCGGCATGAAAGCCGCGATCCCCGCGATCCGCAAATCGAGCGGCGGTGCGGTCATCAATACATCCTCGACCGCCGCGATGGTCGGCAGCGGGCATTCCGCCGCCTATCACGGCGCGATGGCGGGCGTGCTGATGCTCACACGCACCGCGTCGATCGAATACGCGACGCAAGGGATCCGCATCAATGCCGTGCTGCCGGGGCCGGTCGATCCGTCGCTCGCGGCGGGGCTCGACGCGGCCGCGCAAACGCGCTTCCTGCAGCTAACGCCGATGAAGCGTTTGGGCGGCGCCGACGAAATCGCTGGCGCCTATGTCTTTCTCGCCTCGGATCTCGCGACCTTCGTCACGGGGACCGGGCTGGTGGTCGATGGCGGCTATACCGCCGCGTGA
- a CDS encoding phytanoyl-CoA dioxygenase family protein, which translates to MLAKSQIDAYNRDGYLVLENVLSPAEVARLRVGVDAFMAGARKVTAHDDIYDLEDSHTPENPRVRRIKTPHRHDEAFGRLVTHPGVIGALADLWGPDIRFDYSKLNMKSAGFGAPVQWHQDWAFYPHTNDDLAAVGVMIDDCEPDNGPMLMIPGSHKGPIHDHHENGRFCGAIDPRQCGIDLSKAVPLTGKAGSITIHHVRTVHGSAANESGRERRLFLMMYRAADAWPLLGFPGTLADYDSMMVAGKTSVEPRMTQVPVRLPLPPADSEGSIYEMQKSTARRFFAAAKEAASERRIAT; encoded by the coding sequence ATGCTCGCAAAGTCGCAGATCGATGCATACAATCGTGACGGCTACCTGGTTCTGGAGAACGTGCTTTCTCCGGCGGAAGTGGCGCGTCTGCGGGTCGGCGTCGACGCGTTCATGGCGGGTGCGCGCAAGGTCACGGCGCATGACGACATCTACGATCTCGAAGATTCCCATACGCCGGAAAACCCGCGCGTGCGCCGGATCAAGACACCCCATCGCCACGACGAGGCCTTCGGCCGTTTGGTGACGCATCCCGGCGTGATCGGCGCGCTCGCCGATTTGTGGGGCCCGGATATCCGTTTCGATTACAGCAAACTGAACATGAAATCGGCCGGCTTCGGCGCGCCGGTGCAGTGGCATCAGGATTGGGCGTTCTATCCGCACACCAACGACGACCTCGCCGCCGTCGGCGTGATGATCGACGATTGCGAACCGGATAACGGCCCGATGCTGATGATCCCCGGCTCGCATAAAGGGCCGATCCACGATCATCACGAGAACGGCCGCTTCTGCGGCGCGATCGATCCTCGCCAATGCGGGATCGATCTTTCCAAGGCCGTGCCGCTGACCGGCAAGGCGGGATCGATCACGATCCATCACGTCCGCACGGTGCATGGTTCGGCCGCCAACGAATCCGGCCGCGAACGCCGCCTGTTCCTGATGATGTATCGTGCGGCGGACGCGTGGCCGCTGCTCGGCTTCCCCGGCACGCTGGCCGATTACGATTCGATGATGGTCGCTGGTAAAACGTCGGTCGAGCCGCGCATGACGCAAGTTCCCGTGCGCCTGCCGCTGCCGCCCGCCGACAGCGAAGGCTCGATCTACGAAATGCAGAAATCCACCGCGCGGCGTTTCTTCGCCGCCGCCAAGGAAGCGGCGTCCGAACGCCGTATCGCCACCTGA
- a CDS encoding cupin domain-containing protein, with protein sequence MPFYTLQDVPQELVTPKHSTALGRLITGSQVEFGILSFKAGQGAEIHSHDQEQIVYVLKGRMKVFTEGEETIIGPGQAAHFLPNVPHGTKMLDDVEAVSVKGVIDGVGHKTT encoded by the coding sequence ATGCCGTTCTACACGCTGCAGGACGTTCCGCAGGAACTGGTCACGCCGAAGCATTCGACGGCGCTGGGCCGCCTCATCACCGGCAGCCAGGTCGAGTTCGGCATTTTGAGCTTTAAGGCGGGGCAGGGTGCTGAAATCCACTCCCACGATCAGGAGCAGATCGTCTACGTGCTCAAGGGCCGGATGAAGGTTTTCACCGAAGGCGAGGAAACGATCATCGGGCCGGGTCAGGCCGCGCATTTCCTGCCGAACGTGCCGCACGGCACGAAGATGCTGGACGACGTCGAAGCGGTGTCGGTCAAGGGCGTCATCGACGGCGTCGGCCATAAGACGACTTGA
- a CDS encoding cupin domain-containing protein produces the protein MTPRKPPPAQKAGKGKYLFKMANLKSVEAGPEYSTAHGAVVEGERFMFGLLRMPKGTGAAAHHHPNEQWVYIIDGELAFEVDGKKGVARPGSLLYFPPNAVHSTLAAPDRDVVFLTGKDLSHGLWGKPVDAKAGPRRAKPAPRAKTPARRKR, from the coding sequence ATGACGCCGCGCAAGCCGCCGCCCGCCCAGAAGGCAGGCAAAGGCAAATATCTGTTCAAGATGGCGAACCTCAAAAGCGTCGAGGCCGGCCCCGAATATTCGACCGCGCATGGAGCGGTCGTCGAAGGCGAACGCTTTATGTTCGGCTTGCTGCGCATGCCCAAGGGCACGGGTGCTGCGGCGCATCACCATCCGAACGAGCAATGGGTCTATATCATCGATGGCGAGCTTGCTTTCGAAGTGGACGGCAAGAAGGGCGTCGCGCGCCCCGGCTCGCTGCTTTATTTCCCACCCAACGCGGTGCATTCGACATTGGCCGCCCCCGATCGCGACGTCGTGTTCCTGACCGGCAAGGATTTGAGCCACGGTCTGTGGGGCAAGCCGGTCGATGCGAAGGCCGGACCCCGTCGCGCGAAGCCTGCACCCCGCGCCAAAACACCCGCGCGCCGCAAGCGTTGA
- a CDS encoding SDR family oxidoreductase — protein sequence MRHDMSVPKISELLSLKGRVAVVTGAARGIGYCTAARFAEAGASVLIGDRNADGAKQAAAELSKQYGAKVIGAELDVRAVDSVEALADKALKDLGALDIWINNAGVFRGEPLVETTDEDWTAMYDVNLRGVFFGSRAAAKRMIAGAGRPGRVIVNIASVAGVRGRVSLGAYSAAKAGVLGLTRSSSMELVKHGIRVLCVTPSMAETPGVAEMREAARSKDSDGDTVAAMEKTLRASFPMGRAAEADEVARVVFFCASDMAAFMTGSNVLVDGGLTTR from the coding sequence GTGAGGCACGATATGTCCGTCCCCAAGATTTCCGAACTTCTGTCGCTGAAAGGTCGCGTCGCCGTCGTCACCGGGGCCGCGCGCGGCATCGGCTATTGCACGGCCGCGCGCTTCGCCGAGGCGGGGGCTTCGGTCCTGATCGGCGATCGCAACGCCGATGGCGCCAAGCAGGCAGCCGCCGAGCTCTCCAAGCAATACGGCGCCAAGGTGATCGGCGCCGAGCTGGACGTTCGCGCGGTCGACTCGGTCGAAGCGCTGGCCGACAAGGCGCTGAAGGATCTCGGCGCGCTCGACATCTGGATCAACAACGCGGGCGTGTTCCGGGGCGAGCCGCTGGTCGAAACAACCGACGAAGATTGGACAGCGATGTACGACGTCAATCTGCGCGGCGTGTTCTTTGGCAGCCGTGCCGCCGCCAAGCGCATGATCGCGGGTGCGGGGCGTCCCGGCCGCGTGATCGTCAATATCGCGTCGGTCGCAGGGGTGCGCGGGCGCGTCAGCTTGGGGGCTTACAGTGCAGCCAAAGCCGGCGTGCTGGGCTTGACGCGCTCGTCGTCGATGGAACTGGTCAAACACGGCATTCGCGTGTTGTGCGTCACACCGTCGATGGCCGAGACGCCGGGTGTCGCCGAAATGCGCGAAGCCGCGCGCAGCAAGGACAGCGACGGCGATACGGTCGCGGCGATGGAAAAGACGCTGCGCGCGTCCTTCCCGATGGGCCGTGCGGCGGAGGCCGACGAGGTCGCGCGCGTCGTGTTTTTCTGCGCCAGCGACATGGCCGCGTTTATGACCGGATCGAACGTCCTGGTCGATGGCGGATTGACCACCCGCTAG
- a CDS encoding glucose 1-dehydrogenase, protein MAMRLKNKVAIVTGAAHGIGAAIVRAFAREGAKLVVGDILDDEGNTLVASVNKEAGADIATYMRFDVTQAAHWNDAVSLAESRFGKLDLLVNNAGVPGRPGVEDTTEESWNRTMDVDLKGTWLGMKACMPAFRRAGGGAVVNTCSNYALVASGRATVYHSAKGGVLSLTRAAAVEYARQKIRVNAVLPGVVATPRNATLPADWAKTLIDQTPLGRIAQPDEIAPAYVFLASDEASFVTGTSLVVDGGYTSI, encoded by the coding sequence ATCGCGATGCGTCTTAAAAACAAAGTCGCGATCGTCACCGGTGCGGCGCACGGCATCGGTGCCGCCATCGTGCGCGCCTTCGCGCGCGAAGGCGCCAAGCTCGTTGTCGGCGATATTCTGGACGACGAAGGCAATACGCTGGTCGCTTCGGTGAACAAGGAAGCGGGCGCGGATATCGCCACGTATATGCGCTTCGACGTGACGCAAGCAGCACATTGGAACGACGCCGTTTCGCTCGCCGAAAGCCGCTTCGGCAAGCTCGACCTTCTGGTGAACAACGCCGGCGTTCCCGGCCGCCCCGGCGTGGAAGACACGACCGAGGAAAGCTGGAACCGCACGATGGACGTCGATCTGAAGGGCACGTGGCTGGGCATGAAAGCCTGTATGCCGGCGTTCCGTCGGGCGGGCGGCGGGGCTGTCGTCAACACCTGTTCCAACTACGCGCTCGTCGCCTCGGGCCGCGCCACCGTCTATCACAGTGCCAAGGGCGGTGTTTTGAGTCTGACGCGCGCGGCAGCGGTCGAATACGCGCGCCAGAAAATCCGCGTCAACGCGGTACTGCCCGGCGTTGTCGCGACACCGCGCAACGCCACCCTGCCCGCCGATTGGGCCAAGACGCTGATCGATCAGACGCCGCTGGGCCGCATCGCCCAGCCGGACGAGATCGCGCCCGCTTATGTCTTCCTCGCTTCCGACGAAGCGTCGTTCGTCACCGGTACGTCGCTGGTCGTCGACGGCGGCTATACGTCGATCTAG
- a CDS encoding SDR family oxidoreductase — protein MFTLDGKVAIVTGGTQGLGGAYTAIFVKLGAMVVIGDVRDDEGSDVAERYNALAGGKRVVYRHLDVTDSAQWQRIADTAESEFGKLTTLVNNAGVPGRDGIEATTEASWAGTINVDLKGTWLGMKHCIPAMRRAGGGSIVNTSSTSGLVGTGRGAPYCSAKGGIHALTKTAAAQYGLEKIRVNSIHPGLVDTPRNKNISDAWRKEMLRDTPLGRMADPAEIANAVAFLASDAASFMTGSAMIVDGGMTAI, from the coding sequence TTGTTCACGCTCGACGGCAAGGTCGCCATCGTCACCGGCGGCACGCAAGGCTTGGGCGGCGCCTACACGGCGATCTTCGTCAAGCTGGGGGCGATGGTCGTGATCGGCGACGTACGCGACGACGAAGGGAGCGACGTCGCCGAGCGCTACAACGCGCTCGCTGGGGGCAAACGCGTCGTCTATCGCCATCTCGACGTGACCGATTCCGCGCAATGGCAGCGCATCGCCGATACGGCGGAATCCGAGTTCGGCAAATTGACCACGCTCGTGAACAACGCGGGCGTGCCAGGCCGCGACGGAATCGAAGCGACGACGGAAGCGAGCTGGGCCGGCACGATCAATGTGGACCTCAAGGGCACGTGGCTCGGCATGAAGCACTGCATCCCGGCGATGCGCCGGGCGGGCGGCGGCTCGATCGTCAATACCTCGTCGACCTCGGGCCTCGTCGGCACGGGTCGCGGTGCGCCCTATTGCAGCGCCAAGGGCGGCATCCATGCGCTGACCAAAACGGCGGCCGCGCAATACGGGCTCGAGAAAATCCGCGTCAATTCGATCCATCCGGGCTTGGTCGACACGCCGCGCAACAAGAACATCTCCGACGCATGGCGCAAGGAGATGCTGCGCGACACGCCGCTGGGCCGCATGGCGGACCCGGCGGAGATCGCCAACGCCGTCGCGTTCCTCGCTTCCGATGCCGCGTCGTTCATGACCGGCTCGGCGATGATCGTCGATGGCGGGATGACCGCGATCTAG
- a CDS encoding CocE/NonD family hydrolase, whose amino-acid sequence MRISWDAPITMDDGLVVRADIFRPIAPGRYPAILTYGPYAKGLAFQEGYPTAWNLLASQHPAALEGSSNLYQSWELVDPERWVPDGYVCVRVDSRGAGRSPGFLDPWCPRETQDFYECIEWCARQDWSNGKVGLNGISYYAINAWQVAALQPPHLTAMCVWEGAADFYRDMTHHGGILSTFFANWYDMQVKTVQHGVGERGKRSRANGELACGPETLSDAELAANRAKFGEDVLAHRFDDEYHRARTPDWDKVVTPFLSAASWAGQGMHPRGNFEGFMRAKAPQKWLEIHGLEHWTHFYTPYGVALQKRFFGYFLKGEQNGWDKEPRVLMQVRRPGEHFTPRGENEWPIARTQWTRLHLDPATMALTEAVPAAQGKISYATMGDGLTFLLPAFDEEVEIAGPSSAKIFVSSPTNDADIFLVLRVFDPQGKEVVFSGTVDPHTPIGQGWLRASRRKLDPKLSLPYRPYHTHDEDQKLVPGQVYELDVEIWPTGIVVPPGYRIGLTVRGKDYEWDGPGVRNSSFKNDLRGCGPFLHNDPTDRPPAVFDTTLTLHTGPGTASSVLLPFIPKKA is encoded by the coding sequence ATGCGCATCTCCTGGGACGCGCCCATCACGATGGACGATGGCTTGGTGGTGCGCGCCGATATCTTCCGCCCGATCGCGCCCGGCCGCTATCCCGCGATCCTGACCTACGGACCCTACGCCAAGGGCCTCGCCTTCCAGGAAGGCTATCCGACGGCATGGAATCTGCTGGCAAGCCAGCATCCCGCCGCGTTGGAAGGATCGAGCAATCTCTATCAAAGCTGGGAGCTGGTCGATCCGGAGCGCTGGGTCCCGGACGGTTACGTGTGCGTGCGCGTCGATTCGCGCGGGGCCGGCCGCTCGCCCGGCTTCCTCGATCCGTGGTGCCCGCGCGAGACGCAGGATTTCTACGAGTGCATCGAATGGTGCGCGCGCCAGGATTGGTCGAACGGCAAGGTCGGCCTCAACGGTATTTCCTATTACGCGATCAACGCCTGGCAGGTCGCCGCGTTGCAGCCCCCGCACCTTACCGCCATGTGCGTGTGGGAAGGGGCCGCCGATTTCTACCGCGACATGACCCATCACGGCGGCATTTTGTCGACCTTCTTCGCCAATTGGTACGACATGCAGGTGAAGACCGTGCAGCATGGCGTAGGCGAACGCGGCAAGCGCAGCCGCGCCAATGGCGAACTCGCCTGCGGCCCCGAAACGCTGTCGGACGCCGAACTCGCCGCCAATCGCGCGAAATTCGGCGAAGACGTTCTTGCCCATCGCTTCGACGACGAATATCACCGCGCGCGCACGCCCGACTGGGACAAGGTGGTCACGCCTTTCTTGTCGGCCGCGAGTTGGGCGGGCCAGGGCATGCATCCGCGCGGCAATTTCGAAGGTTTCATGCGCGCCAAAGCGCCGCAGAAATGGCTCGAAATCCACGGGCTGGAGCACTGGACTCATTTCTACACGCCCTATGGCGTGGCGTTGCAGAAGAGATTCTTCGGCTATTTCCTGAAAGGCGAGCAGAACGGCTGGGACAAGGAACCGCGCGTACTAATGCAGGTGCGCCGCCCAGGCGAGCACTTCACGCCGCGCGGCGAGAACGAATGGCCGATCGCGCGCACGCAATGGACGCGCCTGCATCTCGATCCCGCGACGATGGCGCTGACCGAAGCCGTTCCGGCCGCGCAAGGCAAGATCAGCTACGCGACGATGGGCGATGGCTTGACTTTCCTGCTGCCCGCCTTCGACGAAGAAGTGGAGATCGCGGGGCCGTCCTCGGCCAAAATCTTCGTCTCCTCGCCCACGAACGACGCCGACATCTTCCTGGTGCTGCGCGTCTTCGATCCGCAGGGCAAGGAAGTCGTGTTCTCGGGCACGGTCGATCCGCACACGCCGATCGGCCAGGGCTGGCTGCGCGCCTCGCGCCGCAAGCTCGATCCGAAATTGTCGCTGCCCTACCGCCCCTATCACACGCATGACGAGGACCAGAAACTGGTTCCGGGCCAAGTCTACGAGCTCGACGTCGAAATCTGGCCGACCGGCATCGTCGTGCCGCCGGGCTATCGCATCGGCTTGACGGTGCGCGGCAAGGACTACGAATGGGACGGGCCGGGCGTGCGCAATTCCAGCTTCAAGAACGATCTGCGCGGTTGCGGCCCGTTTCTGCACAACGATCCGACCGACCGGCCGCCGGCGGTTTTCGATACGACGCTGACGTTGCACACCGGGCCCGGCACGGCGTCGAGCGTGCTGCTGCCCTTCATTCCCAAGAAAGCGTGA
- a CDS encoding LysR family transcriptional regulator, with protein MSQSIRDIRVFVAAYEERSFTAAAAREHATQSGVSQHIRKLEERFGTRLFARTAGSVVPTAAGDVYYRSCLEVLRAYNASKETMRPFSGAADGEVVIGLMPTMTRCALAPALERFIALHPNVSVQVVEAYSGVLTEQVRAGTLAFAVVPAFAGGAGLRQRLFARTREVLVARATDKREHLAPVRLADLPPMKLVLPKPQNSRRKTVETYITSNGVRVDRMIELDAMMGTLDFVATTDWVTVLPGVMMASDVDPRRFTVNPLDEPPLWLDLVQIESAHHALTPMAQAFSEILSEETTRLNQPWSEQAAMARAAVEAPPTKLKSSYGRRRR; from the coding sequence ATGTCGCAAAGCATCCGAGACATCCGCGTCTTCGTCGCGGCGTACGAAGAACGCTCCTTTACGGCCGCCGCGGCGCGCGAACACGCCACCCAATCCGGCGTGTCGCAGCATATCCGCAAGCTGGAAGAACGCTTTGGTACGCGGCTCTTCGCGCGCACCGCGGGCAGCGTCGTGCCGACAGCGGCAGGCGATGTCTATTACCGCAGCTGTCTGGAAGTCTTGCGCGCCTATAACGCATCCAAGGAAACGATGCGCCCGTTCAGCGGTGCGGCCGACGGCGAGGTCGTGATCGGCCTGATGCCGACGATGACGCGCTGCGCGCTTGCCCCAGCACTGGAGCGTTTCATCGCGTTGCATCCAAACGTGTCGGTGCAGGTGGTCGAAGCCTATAGCGGCGTGCTGACCGAACAGGTGCGCGCAGGCACGCTCGCCTTCGCCGTGGTACCCGCCTTCGCCGGGGGTGCGGGCTTACGCCAACGCCTGTTCGCGCGGACGCGCGAAGTGTTGGTCGCGCGCGCCACCGACAAGCGCGAACATCTCGCCCCCGTTCGCCTCGCAGATCTGCCGCCGATGAAACTGGTGCTGCCCAAGCCGCAGAACTCGCGGCGCAAGACCGTCGAGACCTACATCACGTCCAACGGCGTGCGCGTCGATCGGATGATCGAACTCGACGCGATGATGGGCACGCTCGATTTCGTCGCGACGACGGATTGGGTGACGGTGCTGCCCGGCGTGATGATGGCGAGCGACGTCGATCCGCGCCGCTTCACCGTGAACCCGTTGGACGAGCCGCCGCTCTGGCTCGATCTCGTCCAGATCGAATCGGCGCATCACGCGCTCACGCCGATGGCGCAAGCCTTCTCGGAAATCCTGTCGGAGGAGACGACGCGCCTCAATCAGCCATGGAGCGAACAAGCCGCCATGGCGCGCGCGGCGGTGGAAGCGCCGCCGACGAAACTCAAGTCGTCTTATGGCCGACGCCGTCGATGA